Proteins encoded by one window of Mesorhizobium sp. INR15:
- the pcaQ gene encoding pca operon transcription factor PcaQ, translating into MSESRIRFRHLQAFLEVARQGSVVRAADFLHVSPPAVTKTLRELEEALGVAVVERDGRGIRVTRIGEIFLRHAGTAITALRQGVDSVRQDGAVNRHPVRIGALPTVSARVMPLAMSLFLKENTGAAIKIVTGENAVLLEQLRIGALDLVVGRLAAPENMTGFFFEHLYSEQVLFVVRSGHPLLDRDQDVFARLDEFPMLMPTRESVIRPFVDRLFITNGMTAPATEIETVSDSFGRAFLRQSNAVWIISAGVVANELSSGAFVALPVNTEETKGPVGLTMRTDTAPSPAFSILLQTIREAARQGG; encoded by the coding sequence ATGTCCGAAAGCCGCATCAGGTTCCGCCACCTCCAGGCCTTCCTCGAAGTCGCGCGGCAAGGAAGCGTGGTGCGCGCGGCTGACTTTCTGCATGTCAGCCCGCCAGCGGTGACCAAGACCTTGCGTGAACTGGAAGAGGCGTTGGGCGTGGCGGTGGTCGAGCGCGACGGGCGCGGGATCAGGGTGACACGCATCGGCGAAATCTTCCTGCGTCATGCCGGCACGGCGATCACGGCACTCAGGCAAGGGGTCGATTCCGTCAGGCAAGACGGGGCGGTCAACCGCCATCCGGTGCGCATCGGTGCGCTGCCGACGGTTTCGGCGCGGGTCATGCCGCTGGCCATGAGCCTGTTCCTGAAGGAGAACACGGGAGCCGCGATCAAGATCGTCACCGGCGAGAATGCCGTGCTCCTCGAACAGCTGCGCATCGGCGCGCTGGACCTCGTTGTCGGCAGGCTGGCGGCGCCGGAAAACATGACCGGCTTCTTCTTCGAGCATCTCTATTCCGAACAGGTGCTGTTCGTGGTGCGATCGGGACATCCGCTGCTTGACCGGGATCAGGACGTGTTCGCGCGGCTCGACGAATTTCCGATGCTGATGCCGACGCGGGAATCGGTCATCCGCCCCTTTGTCGACCGCCTGTTCATCACCAATGGCATGACCGCGCCGGCAACCGAGATCGAGACGGTCTCGGATTCCTTCGGCCGCGCCTTCCTGCGCCAGAGCAATGCGGTCTGGATCATTTCGGCGGGCGTTGTGGCCAATGAGCTCAGCAGCGGCGCCTTCGTCGCGTTGCCGGTGAACACCGAGGAAACCAAGGGGCCGGTCGGCCTGACGATGCGCACCGACACCGCGCCCTCACCCGCCTTCTCCATCCTTTTGCAGACGATCCGCGAAGCGGCAAGGCAAGGCGGCTGA
- a CDS encoding coniferyl-alcohol dehydrogenase, translated as MLFGKTILITGVASGIGARTAELAGQLGADVIGADVREPVGHQGNFIKADISSKAGVDDLVARLPPRIDALCNVAGLSGNTGAVSTLAVNFFGLRALSEAVAPKLREGGAIVNVASIAGYGWRANLNRAASMAGIEGFPDVAKVVADHEVKNEEGYPVSKELLLLWTLRAAHQELFKSRGIRVNAVSPGPVETPILKQFRTVLGDARVDSDIARVGRAGTSGDIAPVVLFLCSDGARWVNGANVPVDGGLEASINAEVLGF; from the coding sequence ATGCTGTTTGGCAAGACGATCCTCATCACCGGTGTCGCCTCCGGCATCGGCGCCCGCACGGCGGAACTGGCGGGCCAGCTCGGTGCCGACGTGATCGGCGCCGATGTCCGCGAACCGGTTGGACACCAAGGCAATTTCATCAAGGCCGACATCTCGTCCAAGGCCGGCGTCGACGATCTCGTGGCGCGCTTGCCGCCACGCATCGACGCGCTTTGCAACGTCGCCGGGCTGTCGGGCAACACGGGTGCCGTGTCGACGCTTGCCGTCAACTTCTTCGGCCTGCGCGCGTTGTCCGAGGCGGTCGCGCCAAAACTTCGCGAGGGCGGCGCCATCGTCAATGTCGCCTCGATCGCCGGCTATGGCTGGCGCGCCAATCTCAACCGTGCCGCCTCGATGGCCGGTATCGAAGGCTTTCCCGATGTCGCCAAGGTGGTCGCCGACCACGAGGTGAAGAATGAGGAAGGCTACCCGGTCTCGAAGGAATTGCTGTTGCTGTGGACCTTGCGTGCCGCTCACCAGGAGCTGTTCAAGAGCCGTGGCATCCGCGTCAATGCGGTGAGCCCAGGCCCGGTCGAAACACCGATCCTCAAACAGTTCCGCACCGTGCTGGGCGACGCCCGCGTCGACAGCGATATTGCCCGTGTCGGCCGCGCCGGCACATCGGGTGACATCGCGCCGGTTGTGCTGTTCCTGTGCTCGGATGGCGCACGCTGGGTCAATGGCGCCAATGTGCCGGTCGACGGTGGCCTTGAGGCATCGATCAACGCCGAAGTGCTCGGCTTCTAA
- the pcaH gene encoding protocatechuate 3,4-dioxygenase subunit beta: MPADSGSNRTPETGAFFQRDRRWHPPVLTPNYKTSVLRSPQKAPLSFDNTLSEMTGPVFGHAMLGELDADLIHNFAKAGESAIGERIIVYGRVLDERGVGVSGALLEFWQANAGGRYRHKKDGYLAPLDPNFGGCGRTITGDDGGYAFRTIKPGPYPWPNGPNDWRPSHIHFSVFGHGFAQRLITQMYFEGDPLIWQCPIVRGIPDKAAIETLIAALDMQATIPFDARAYKFDIVLRGRRSSLFENRLESN; encoded by the coding sequence ATGCCCGCTGATTCCGGCTCGAACCGGACGCCGGAGACCGGCGCCTTCTTCCAGCGCGACCGGAGATGGCATCCGCCTGTGCTGACGCCGAACTACAAGACATCGGTGCTGCGCTCGCCGCAGAAGGCGCCGCTGTCCTTCGACAACACGCTGTCGGAGATGACGGGCCCGGTCTTCGGCCACGCCATGCTGGGCGAACTCGACGCCGACCTGATCCACAATTTCGCAAAGGCCGGCGAAAGCGCCATCGGCGAGCGCATCATTGTCTATGGGCGGGTGCTCGACGAGCGCGGCGTTGGTGTTTCAGGCGCACTGCTCGAATTCTGGCAAGCCAACGCCGGTGGCCGCTACCGCCACAAGAAGGACGGCTATCTGGCGCCGCTCGACCCGAATTTCGGCGGCTGCGGCCGCACCATCACTGGCGATGACGGCGGCTATGCCTTTCGCACGATTAAGCCCGGCCCCTATCCCTGGCCAAACGGACCCAACGACTGGCGGCCCTCGCATATCCATTTCTCGGTCTTTGGCCATGGCTTTGCCCAGCGCCTGATCACGCAGATGTATTTCGAGGGCGACCCGCTGATCTGGCAGTGCCCGATCGTGCGCGGCATTCCCGACAAGGCAGCCATCGAGACGCTGATCGCCGCGCTCGATATGCAAGCGACGATCCCATTCGACGCGCGCGCCTACAAGTTCGACATCGTGCTGCGCGGGCGCCGTTCGTCGCTGTTCGAAAACCGGCTGGAGAGCAATTGA
- a CDS encoding MarR family winged helix-turn-helix transcriptional regulator translates to MSTNMTSPYRDALNPTPPPWESPHDIRDLFSYRLALLTRVNDRQAQNVLVSTYGITLGEWRTLAVVKYLGQPSVRAVARATQQDEGQLSRYVSGLIERGLLVKAVSSEDRRVNDLALTGEGEKLYAEVMEFAWNLNREMFVDLSRDEQQQLVGLLDKLFRALTKE, encoded by the coding sequence ATGTCAACCAATATGACGTCACCCTACCGCGATGCTCTGAACCCGACACCACCGCCCTGGGAGAGCCCACACGACATTCGCGATCTGTTTTCGTATCGCCTCGCCTTGCTGACGCGGGTGAACGACCGGCAGGCACAGAATGTCCTGGTCAGCACCTATGGCATCACGCTTGGCGAATGGCGGACGCTGGCTGTGGTGAAATATCTCGGGCAGCCCTCGGTTCGCGCCGTGGCCCGCGCCACGCAGCAGGACGAGGGGCAGCTCAGCCGCTATGTCAGCGGGCTGATCGAGCGTGGCCTTCTGGTCAAGGCGGTCAGCAGCGAGGATCGCCGCGTCAACGATCTGGCGCTGACGGGGGAGGGCGAAAAGCTCTACGCCGAGGTGATGGAATTCGCCTGGAACCTCAATCGGGAGATGTTCGTCGACCTGTCGCGTGACGAGCAGCAACAATTGGTCGGGCTGCTCGACAAGCTGTTCAGGGCGTTGACAAAGGAGTGA
- a CDS encoding aldehyde dehydrogenase, producing MDIGLLIDGDKRDASGAAAFERMDPFTGKLATRAAAASVADANAAVEAAAAAFQAWSKTGPGERRALLLKAADVMASKVGEFTKLMMEETGATGPWAGFNVMLAANMLREAGAMTTQISGEIIPSDKPGTIAMAIRQPAGVCLGIAPWNAPVILGTRAVAMAIACGNTVVLKASELCPGTHRLIGQVLVEAGLPKGVINVVTNDPRDAADIVEALVAHPAVKRVNFTGSTKVGRIIAELAGRHLKPALLELGGKAPLLVLDDADIDAAVNAATFGAFMHQGQICMSTERLIVDETVADAFVAKLAARASQLPAGDPRGDVVLGSLISSQAADKMEELIADAVAKGAKLVAGGKRTGTVVEATLLDHVTPAMRVYAEESFGPVKPVIRVKGEDEAVRVANDTEYGLSSAVFSRDIKRAMAVAARIEAGICHINGPTVGDEAQMPFGGVKGSGYGRFGGKASIAEFTDLRWVTIEDPNQHYPF from the coding sequence ATGGACATTGGGCTTTTGATCGACGGCGACAAAAGGGACGCATCGGGCGCTGCTGCCTTCGAACGCATGGATCCGTTCACCGGCAAGCTGGCAACACGCGCCGCCGCGGCCAGCGTCGCCGATGCCAATGCCGCCGTGGAAGCGGCGGCGGCGGCGTTTCAGGCCTGGTCCAAGACAGGTCCGGGCGAACGCCGAGCCTTGCTGCTGAAAGCCGCGGACGTCATGGCTTCGAAGGTCGGCGAATTCACCAAGCTGATGATGGAGGAGACCGGGGCGACCGGCCCGTGGGCCGGCTTCAACGTCATGCTGGCGGCCAACATGCTGCGCGAGGCCGGCGCGATGACGACGCAGATCTCGGGCGAAATCATTCCGTCGGACAAGCCGGGCACGATCGCCATGGCGATCCGCCAGCCGGCAGGCGTGTGCCTCGGCATCGCGCCGTGGAATGCTCCGGTCATTCTCGGCACCCGCGCCGTGGCCATGGCGATCGCTTGCGGCAACACGGTGGTGCTGAAGGCCTCCGAACTGTGCCCCGGCACGCACCGGCTGATTGGCCAGGTGCTGGTCGAGGCCGGCCTGCCCAAGGGCGTCATCAATGTCGTCACCAATGATCCTAGGGACGCCGCCGATATTGTCGAGGCGCTGGTTGCGCATCCGGCGGTCAAGCGCGTCAACTTCACCGGCTCCACCAAGGTTGGCCGGATCATCGCCGAACTCGCCGGCCGGCATCTGAAGCCGGCCTTGCTCGAGCTTGGCGGCAAGGCGCCGCTTTTGGTGCTGGACGATGCGGATATCGATGCGGCAGTGAACGCCGCGACGTTCGGCGCTTTCATGCATCAGGGTCAGATCTGCATGTCGACCGAGCGGCTGATCGTCGATGAGACGGTCGCCGACGCATTCGTTGCCAAGCTCGCTGCCCGCGCCTCGCAACTGCCGGCGGGCGACCCGCGCGGCGATGTCGTGCTGGGCTCGCTGATCAGCAGCCAGGCCGCTGACAAGATGGAGGAACTCATCGCCGATGCCGTCGCCAAGGGTGCCAAGCTGGTGGCCGGCGGCAAGCGCACCGGCACCGTGGTGGAAGCGACATTGCTAGACCACGTCACGCCGGCAATGCGCGTCTACGCGGAAGAGTCCTTCGGGCCGGTCAAGCCGGTGATCCGGGTGAAAGGCGAGGATGAGGCGGTGCGGGTCGCTAATGACACCGAGTATGGTTTGTCCTCGGCTGTCTTCAGCCGCGATATCAAGCGCGCCATGGCGGTTGCCGCCCGCATCGAGGCCGGCATCTGTCACATCAACGGCCCGACGGTTGGCGACGAGGCACAGATGCCGTTCGGCGGCGTCAAGGGTTCGGGCTATGGCCGCTTCGGCGGCAAGGCATCGATCGCCGAGTTCACCGACCTGCGCTGGGTGACGATCGAGGACCCGAACCAGCATTATCCGTTCTGA
- a CDS encoding ABC transporter ATP-binding protein produces the protein MAQDEAVGIVGPNGAGKTTLLSVLAGAFPPSTGTVSFKGSDVTPLPATQRCRLGLVRTHQVPKPFSGMTTFENVFVAASHGAGLGRDEAYEEALASLKLCGMLGVANRRAETLGLLDRKRLELARALAARPTLLLLDEIGGGLTDGEAGELVDTIKELRRRKIGIVWIEHIVHILLQVAERLICMDAGKIIADGEPQAVMADPQVISAYLGGGPK, from the coding sequence ATGGCGCAGGACGAGGCTGTCGGCATCGTCGGCCCGAACGGGGCCGGCAAGACGACGCTGCTCAGCGTGCTTGCCGGCGCGTTTCCGCCAAGCACCGGCACGGTCAGCTTCAAGGGCAGTGACGTGACACCCTTGCCGGCGACGCAACGCTGCCGGCTCGGACTGGTGCGCACGCATCAGGTGCCGAAACCCTTCAGCGGCATGACCACCTTCGAGAATGTCTTCGTCGCGGCATCGCACGGCGCGGGCCTCGGCCGCGACGAAGCCTATGAGGAAGCGCTTGCCTCGCTCAAACTATGCGGCATGCTGGGCGTCGCCAACCGGCGCGCCGAAACGCTGGGGCTGCTCGACCGCAAGCGGCTGGAACTGGCGCGGGCGCTGGCGGCACGGCCGACGCTGCTGCTGCTGGACGAAATCGGCGGTGGACTGACCGATGGCGAAGCCGGCGAACTCGTCGACACGATCAAGGAATTGCGCCGCCGCAAGATCGGTATCGTCTGGATCGAGCACATCGTCCATATTCTGCTGCAGGTGGCCGAGCGCCTGATCTGCATGGATGCCGGCAAGATCATCGCCGATGGCGAGCCACAGGCGGTGATGGCCGATCCGCAAGTGATCAGCGCCTATCTCGGCGGAGGCCCCAAATGA
- the pcaC gene encoding 4-carboxymuconolactone decarboxylase has product MDEVPGNAARYRTGLAVRRSVLGDQHVDRAEVAATDFDQPFQELITEAAWGTVWARPGLSKRERSIVTLALLAALGHDDEVAMHVRATVNTGASRDDICEAFLHVAIYAGVPAANRAFKIAKEVFSEMDGSKNAR; this is encoded by the coding sequence ATGGATGAAGTTCCCGGCAACGCAGCCAGATACCGGACAGGCCTCGCGGTCCGCAGATCCGTGCTCGGCGACCAGCATGTCGACCGGGCCGAGGTTGCCGCCACCGATTTCGACCAGCCCTTCCAGGAGCTGATTACCGAAGCTGCCTGGGGAACGGTGTGGGCGCGGCCCGGCTTGTCCAAGCGGGAGCGCTCGATCGTCACTCTGGCGCTGCTCGCCGCTCTCGGTCATGATGATGAGGTCGCCATGCATGTGCGCGCCACCGTCAACACCGGTGCCTCGCGCGACGATATCTGCGAAGCGTTCCTGCATGTCGCGATCTATGCCGGTGTGCCGGCCGCCAACCGTGCCTTCAAGATTGCCAAGGAAGTGTTTTCGGAAATGGACGGAAGCAAGAATGCCCGCTGA
- a CDS encoding ABC transporter ATP-binding protein, with the protein MSILAVENLVVRHGLLQAVRGVSFSIERGETLALVGANGAGKTTLLRAIAGAHQPSAGRVLLGGTDITGVPSHKRVGMGVALVPEGRKLFVQMTVEENLLLGKTAGRPGDWSVDKVLEMFPNLKARRRSRTGHLSGGEQQATAIGRALMSNPEVLLLDEVSLGLSPLIVDRVYASLQGLIASGTTIILVEQDLNRALSVSNKVICMLEGSVALEGSSRDVSRDDVTKAYFGLHKKSAASVPA; encoded by the coding sequence ATGAGCATCCTGGCGGTCGAGAACCTCGTTGTCCGGCACGGCCTGTTGCAGGCGGTGCGCGGCGTCAGCTTCAGCATCGAACGCGGCGAAACGCTGGCGCTGGTCGGCGCCAATGGCGCCGGCAAGACGACACTGCTGCGGGCAATCGCCGGCGCGCACCAGCCGTCAGCTGGCCGTGTTCTTCTGGGCGGCACCGATATCACCGGCGTGCCGTCTCACAAACGCGTCGGCATGGGTGTCGCGCTGGTGCCTGAAGGGCGAAAGCTGTTCGTGCAGATGACGGTCGAGGAGAACCTTCTGCTCGGCAAGACCGCCGGCCGTCCCGGCGACTGGAGCGTCGACAAGGTGCTGGAGATGTTCCCGAACCTGAAGGCCCGCCGCCGCTCAAGGACCGGGCATCTCTCCGGCGGCGAACAGCAGGCGACGGCGATCGGCCGGGCGCTGATGAGCAATCCTGAGGTGCTGTTGCTGGACGAGGTCTCGCTTGGCCTGTCGCCTCTCATCGTCGACCGCGTCTATGCCTCGCTGCAAGGACTGATCGCTTCCGGCACGACCATCATCCTGGTCGAGCAGGACCTCAACCGTGCGCTGTCGGTCTCCAACAAGGTCATCTGCATGCTGGAAGGCAGTGTGGCGCTTGAGGGGTCATCGCGAGATGTTTCGCGCGACGACGTGACCAAGGCATATTTCGGCCTGCACAAGAAAAGCGCGGCGAGCGTTCCCGCATGA
- the pcaD gene encoding 3-oxoadipate enol-lactonase, whose amino-acid sequence MWGWRIEIVPFINIGGITLHHRHSEADGHARPIVFINSLGTDFRIWDQVWSELSGEMPLLAYDKRGHGLSDIGGIRSIDDHVDDLSGLIDHFGLKDVVLCGLSVGGLIAQGFYERRPEVVAGLILCDTAHKIGTADGWSTRIATVESKGIQAVADTVMKMWFTPAFHAARMTELDGYWNMLTRQTVAGYAGTCAALRDADFTDSARRIAVPALCVVGDQDGSTPPDLVRSLADLIPGARFEIIRDAGHIPCVEQPEALVALIRNFVASLPSGAETHG is encoded by the coding sequence ATGTGGGGTTGGAGGATCGAAATCGTGCCATTCATCAACATTGGCGGCATCACGCTGCATCACCGCCATAGCGAGGCGGACGGCCATGCGCGCCCGATCGTGTTCATCAATTCGCTTGGCACCGACTTCCGCATCTGGGACCAGGTCTGGTCTGAACTGAGCGGGGAAATGCCGCTTCTTGCCTATGACAAGCGGGGGCACGGCCTCTCCGACATTGGCGGCATCCGCTCGATCGACGACCATGTCGACGACCTGTCGGGCCTCATCGATCATTTCGGGTTGAAGGATGTCGTGCTGTGCGGCCTGTCGGTCGGCGGCTTGATCGCACAAGGCTTTTATGAGCGGCGCCCCGAGGTCGTTGCCGGGCTTATCCTATGCGACACCGCGCACAAGATCGGCACCGCCGACGGCTGGAGTACACGTATCGCGACGGTCGAGAGCAAGGGCATCCAGGCGGTCGCCGACACCGTGATGAAGATGTGGTTCACGCCAGCCTTCCATGCCGCACGCATGACCGAACTTGATGGCTACTGGAACATGCTGACCAGGCAAACCGTCGCTGGCTACGCTGGAACCTGCGCCGCACTCCGCGACGCGGATTTCACCGATAGCGCGCGCCGCATCGCGGTACCCGCACTTTGTGTCGTTGGCGATCAGGACGGCTCGACACCTCCTGATCTTGTCCGTTCGCTCGCCGATCTCATTCCCGGCGCGCGCTTCGAGATCATTCGCGACGCCGGGCATATTCCGTGCGTCGAGCAGCCCGAGGCACTTGTCGCGCTGATCCGTAATTTTGTCGCATCGCTTCCCTCTGGAGCAGAAACTCATGGATGA
- a CDS encoding branched-chain amino acid ABC transporter permease has translation MSIVSTSPVIERGTATSRIAALAVAVIIALLAIAPQFLSAGAVDRMTALFIYVILAAMWNALAGFGGLVSVGQQVFFGLGAYFTIRLADAGLNPFAALFASGIVVGVVSVPLSFFMLRLRNGEFAIGMWVIAALTHLLVNLDRLVQGETGTSLISLNVYDAGARRATIYWLALASMTALLAILFGLLRGSTGAAIRAIRDNEDAAASVGVRVTGTKRLLFVLAAFGIGIAGALWLATSITFQPKTYFNVQWTAYMIFMVLVGGIGTFEGAILGALLFFLIETWFGGTGVWYLIGLGATAVLFSLFLPRGLWGTVEERFGLRLLPVGYRVRLAPNVSAPSGEDAQPEQTTPHREKA, from the coding sequence ATGAGCATTGTCTCGACGTCGCCAGTCATCGAACGCGGCACCGCAACCTCTCGCATTGCCGCTCTCGCCGTCGCGGTCATCATCGCGCTGCTCGCTATCGCGCCGCAATTCCTCTCGGCCGGCGCGGTCGACCGGATGACGGCGTTGTTCATCTATGTGATCCTGGCCGCGATGTGGAATGCGCTCGCCGGCTTCGGCGGACTGGTCTCGGTCGGCCAGCAGGTGTTCTTCGGGCTCGGCGCCTATTTCACCATCCGCCTCGCCGATGCTGGTCTCAATCCGTTCGCGGCGCTGTTCGCCTCCGGCATAGTCGTCGGCGTCGTGTCGGTGCCGCTTTCCTTTTTCATGCTGCGGCTCAGGAATGGCGAGTTCGCCATCGGCATGTGGGTGATCGCGGCGCTGACGCATCTCTTGGTCAATCTCGACCGCCTGGTGCAAGGCGAAACCGGCACCTCGCTGATCTCCCTCAACGTCTATGATGCAGGTGCAAGACGGGCGACGATCTACTGGCTGGCACTGGCCTCGATGACCGCCCTGCTCGCCATCCTGTTCGGCCTGCTGCGCGGCAGCACGGGTGCGGCGATCCGCGCCATCCGCGACAATGAGGATGCGGCAGCCTCGGTCGGCGTGCGCGTCACCGGCACCAAGCGGCTGCTGTTTGTGCTGGCTGCCTTCGGCATCGGCATTGCCGGCGCGCTGTGGCTGGCAACCTCCATCACCTTCCAGCCGAAAACCTATTTCAACGTGCAGTGGACCGCCTACATGATCTTCATGGTACTGGTCGGCGGCATCGGCACTTTCGAGGGCGCCATTCTTGGCGCGCTGCTGTTCTTTCTTATCGAGACATGGTTTGGCGGCACCGGCGTCTGGTACCTGATCGGGCTCGGCGCCACCGCCGTGCTGTTCTCGCTGTTCCTGCCGCGTGGCCTGTGGGGGACGGTCGAGGAGCGTTTCGGCCTGCGCCTGCTGCCCGTCGGCTATCGCGTGCGGCTTGCTCCGAACGTGTCGGCTCCATCAGGCGAAGACGCACAACCAGAGCAAACGACACCCCACCGCGAGAAGGCATGA
- a CDS encoding ABC transporter substrate-binding protein — MTHGIESKSIIRGVSRRQFMATSLAGGAALALGGRKAFAADNTLKVGFISPRTGPLGGFGETDGYVLDLARKALASGIELGGKKYSVEILDQDTQSDPSRAGQLAKDLINNQAVDLMLAVSTPEVINPVADACEAAGVPCLSTVMPWEAWYFGRGAKPGAPSPFKWTYHFGFGVEEFFKAYISQWNLIETNKKVGVMYPNDADGNAIRAHLAPLLAKQGFTIVDPGAYETGTTDYSSQIALFKQEGVEIFNSFPIPPDFAAFWRQAAQQGLIKQIKICQVAKTGLFPSDIEALGELGAKISSAAYWHKAFPYKSPLTGVSGTELADGYEAASGKQWTQQLGASMSLLDAGFEALKASTDAKDKAAVAKALSTLKTETMIGKVDFTNGPVPNVSPGPIIGTQWVAAKEGSKFPLDYVVTENATDPKVPVEAKLLPYNG, encoded by the coding sequence ATGACCCACGGCATCGAAAGCAAATCCATCATTCGCGGCGTCTCGCGGCGTCAGTTCATGGCCACGTCGCTTGCCGGTGGCGCCGCACTTGCCCTCGGCGGCCGCAAGGCCTTCGCGGCCGACAACACGCTCAAGGTCGGCTTCATCAGCCCGCGCACAGGGCCGCTCGGCGGCTTCGGCGAGACGGACGGCTACGTGCTCGACCTCGCCCGCAAGGCATTGGCCAGCGGCATCGAGCTTGGCGGCAAGAAATACAGCGTCGAGATCCTCGATCAGGACACGCAGTCCGACCCGTCGCGTGCCGGCCAGCTGGCCAAGGACCTGATCAACAACCAGGCCGTCGACCTGATGCTGGCCGTATCCACGCCGGAGGTGATCAATCCTGTCGCCGACGCCTGCGAGGCGGCCGGCGTGCCTTGTCTCTCCACCGTCATGCCCTGGGAAGCCTGGTATTTCGGCCGTGGCGCCAAGCCCGGCGCACCCTCGCCGTTCAAGTGGACCTATCATTTCGGCTTCGGCGTCGAGGAATTCTTCAAGGCCTATATCTCGCAATGGAACCTGATCGAGACCAACAAGAAGGTCGGCGTCATGTATCCCAACGACGCCGACGGGAACGCCATCCGCGCGCATCTCGCGCCGCTGCTGGCCAAGCAAGGTTTCACCATTGTCGATCCCGGCGCCTATGAGACCGGGACCACCGACTATTCCTCGCAGATCGCGCTGTTCAAGCAGGAAGGCGTCGAGATCTTCAACTCCTTCCCGATCCCGCCGGATTTCGCGGCCTTCTGGCGGCAGGCGGCGCAGCAGGGCCTGATCAAGCAGATCAAGATCTGCCAGGTTGCCAAGACCGGCCTGTTCCCATCCGACATCGAGGCGTTGGGCGAACTCGGCGCGAAGATTTCAAGCGCCGCCTACTGGCACAAGGCCTTCCCTTACAAGTCGCCGTTGACCGGTGTTTCGGGAACCGAACTGGCCGATGGCTACGAAGCGGCGAGCGGCAAGCAGTGGACGCAGCAGCTTGGCGCGTCGATGTCGCTGCTCGACGCCGGCTTCGAAGCGCTGAAGGCGAGCACAGACGCCAAGGACAAGGCGGCGGTGGCCAAGGCACTGAGCACGCTCAAGACCGAGACCATGATCGGCAAGGTCGATTTCACCAACGGCCCGGTGCCCAATGTATCGCCGGGCCCGATCATCGGCACGCAGTGGGTGGCCGCCAAGGAAGGCAGCAAGTTCCCGCTCGACTATGTCGTGACCGAAAACGCCACCGACCCGAAAGTGCCTGTCGAAGCCAAGCTTCTGCCTTACAACGGCTGA
- a CDS encoding branched-chain amino acid ABC transporter permease, with the protein MSNQIIQGVLLGGYYALIACGLSFMFSVMRIINLAHGSLAVFAAFALWLLASRFHISPFLGLLIVLPLMAAIGWALQRFLLERSARGGALLPILTTFGLAIVIDNLLFQQFGANTRSLAPFIGSLSYDSWEWPGSIYVGKLAVIMFATAVILLGGLQLFLTRTQLGRSIRATSEDPDTAGLVGVDARRANAIAAAIAMVTVGIAGAFLGMRATFDPYAGAPQLLFAFEAAVIGGAGSLWGTLLGGIVLALAQTLGAQVHPQGFLIGGHVVFLLVLFVRLSTSGLGLRGLLRLAPRSAP; encoded by the coding sequence ATGAGCAACCAGATCATCCAGGGCGTGCTGCTCGGCGGCTACTACGCGCTGATTGCCTGCGGCCTGTCGTTCATGTTTTCAGTGATGCGCATCATCAATCTCGCGCATGGCAGCCTGGCCGTGTTCGCTGCCTTCGCGCTGTGGCTGCTGGCCTCGCGCTTCCACATCTCGCCGTTCCTCGGCCTGCTCATCGTGCTGCCGCTGATGGCGGCGATCGGCTGGGCATTGCAGCGCTTCCTGCTCGAGCGCAGCGCGCGCGGCGGCGCATTGCTGCCGATCCTGACCACATTCGGCCTGGCCATTGTCATCGACAATCTGCTCTTCCAGCAGTTCGGCGCCAACACCCGCTCGCTAGCGCCCTTCATCGGCAGCCTTTCCTATGATTCCTGGGAATGGCCGGGCAGCATCTATGTCGGCAAGCTGGCGGTGATCATGTTTGCCACCGCCGTCATCCTGCTGGGCGGACTGCAGCTGTTCCTGACCCGCACTCAGCTTGGCCGCTCGATCCGCGCCACCTCGGAGGACCCTGATACCGCTGGGCTGGTCGGCGTCGATGCACGCCGCGCCAATGCCATTGCCGCCGCCATTGCCATGGTGACCGTCGGTATCGCCGGTGCGTTTCTCGGCATGCGCGCGACCTTCGATCCCTATGCCGGCGCGCCGCAACTGCTGTTCGCGTTCGAAGCAGCCGTCATCGGCGGCGCCGGGTCGCTGTGGGGAACGCTGCTCGGCGGCATCGTGCTGGCGCTCGCCCAGACGCTCGGCGCGCAAGTGCATCCGCAAGGCTTTCTCATCGGCGGCCATGTGGTGTTCCTGCTGGTGCTTTTCGTGCGGCTCTCGACATCCGGCCTTGGCCTGCGTGGCCTGCTGCGCCTGGCTCCCAGGAGCGCGCCATGA